GTTTGAACTCGGGGCATGACaatatttgataatatataatatgatcttaaaaaaaataaaaaaggggcaCAGATTACATTCATTCatggaaaaaaaagggacaTGTTTTAAATTGATGCATATTTTATTCGTGTCACATACATACATGTATATAAGCACAGATAATAGTTATCGAAGATGTAGGAGCTCGTCTACTTTGAAAttattacatgcatcaattagAGAGTCATTTCTAGACTCTATCTCCTAAACGCTGCTCTTGATGGAAGAACTGTATCCTGTTTTGTCATCATAGTATTTCGACCACAGCATCACACCTCCATACTTGGCACTACCTTTAATGGCCGGAAGGACTTTGGAAGTTAAATCAGCAGCTGGAATGAAGCCACTCCCAGCTGCATTAGGCGAAGCAGGaagtcctaaaaaaaatttggtggcAGGAATAGAGGTAGTCCATTGGTTCCAATACTTTACTAGATTACCTGAGCTGTATTGGCATGGAGGGTTATTATAGAACTGTACCCATACATAATCAAATAGACCTGTCTTAAGGGCAGCTCCCATATAAGCATCAGGAAATGGGCACTGAGGAGCTGCGGTTAAGTACACTTTCTTTCCTTGTTTGCTGTATTGAGAGAGAAAGCTTGCAAGCTCATCCCAATGTTGGGTTGTTCCTCCTTCAATATCAAAGTCAATTCCATCCAAAACAGCTGCTCCAAGAGGGCGAGATGAGGATTGTCCTCCTAAGAAGTTATTCCAAAGATAGGTCGCTACTTGTCTAGCATCGTCAGTTGAAGAAAGAGAATAGCTCCCTGCACCTCCTCCAATGGATAACATCACCTTAATTCCTCTTGACTGACATGATTGTATCTCAGAGCTAAACCTGGTGCACCCATTAGTTGTTGGATCACAATGGCCAGCAAggttgatttggggtttttgaccGTTGCCAAAGGTTGGAAGGAAAGCTATGTTGACAAAGGCATAATTACCTGTGGCACAAGTTTGTGCCAAGGTACCCTCATTTCCATTCTGACCCCAGTAGATTGCGATTCCACCAGCATTAGTACCAACCACTAGAATCAGAATTACTGATAAGAGGAAAGGTATTGAGCTTGACGGATTTGATGCCATAGTATAGTAGGTTTGTGTGTGTTCAGAGAGTCACAATTGAACTAGATTTTTTCTCTGTGTTTGTGGTGTTCCGTGTATCAcattttcaatcttttataGGACAAAAGTTGTAATAcccgaaaaataaaaaagaattaaaaggaggggtatttaagtaaatttgtttatgggtcagttttataattaatattactaagggtttttagaaaataaggttgaaaccctagcaatatatattttctaatttaagTTAGCGTATAATGACAGATATTTTGAAATAGGATATTACTCAAAATATTCAAGTAGAAAAGTTTTGACTACACAATTGAGATaagagtttaagaatttttttcttgttaaatctaagatttatttgaaattagagtattttttttatgtggatatTTTGCCCAgatttgaaactatttaaataCTCAATGAATTTTATGATGTGACCTAAGAAgggattaaattatatttttagtgTCTATACTATTTCGATAATATTGATTCTTTTCCTACGCCTACTATTGCCTTAAGTGTAGATTGTTCTGCAGAAAATTTAGGCATGGTCATGGTGGGTCCGGTTTGTAAGTAAAGATGAATTTGTAGAAGGTTAGGCATGGTCTTTAGGTCCGGCGAAAATAGCCAAATACTAcgtttttacaaaatttatggCAAATTAGTATTGTGCTaatttgccacaaattttaCCAAAATGTGATATTTGGCTAATTTCAATGCTaatttgccacaaattttacaaaaacgTGATATTTGACTAATTTCACCCTCTAGGTCCGGTTCTACActattttttccttaaaaagttGTACTTTTGGTGAATAGGAAAGTTGATGCAGTAGCAACATTGTATTGATGATGTGCGCATATCAGTATAGATGAAGGCCAAAACAAGAAACAAGGCagccttcatcttctttttattataattttttgtctaTTGGTTTTGGTAGGGGTGAATAAGAAGTCAATgaagtcttcttttttttttttggagaaacaggAAGTCAAAGAAGTCGACAAGTCATAAattattgtgtaaaaaaaaataataataataataaagaaaggaaaCAAAGGAACACACGTACTTGAAGATGGCCCACGTGCCTACATGGTAATAGGAGTTATGGCCTTATCTCTAGGGTTTTAGTTgtggcaagtaaaaaaaaaaaaaccccaaacaaaccaacaaacaaacaaatagtaATAAAACAAGCagtgaaaaagattttttatctACTCTATTCATAAAAGATAATATGAAACTTTagaattttagaaacaaaaaataaaaaatataacttgatttagtaattcttaaaaaataaaaaatagaagatcAATCTTAGGAAACTTTCAATCTTCGTGATAACAGCAACCACATCAGTGGTTGCAAAAATTTGCGAAATACAAAAAGTGCTCAATTTTGcacattttaacccaaaaaacaacTACATCAGTACTTGTAAAAATGtgcaaatatacaaaattgctacaataaccatgcatatatgcacggttactattCATgtgcaaatgatttttttatactttttttctctctttgcgTCATGTTGCTCTCTCATTTGTCTTCTTCtcacaacaaagaaagaaaaaggtagGTGGGGCCATGTGGGTAGTGGTTTTtttgatataataaaaaattaaagaaatattattatttaaataaaatagataatagaatagataaactgatatGTGTATTTTGTAAAAGTAGGTGTGTAAAATAGGAGAAGTAtgtttttttatggaaaatagacAAGAATTTTGCACTGACTAATGCAGTTGCTCTAAGAACTTGCTAGAATATGAATATGAATTATGGAAAAGTAAGAATGGTGAATTGGAATAGTAGTTGTTGTAAGCCACTTCAAGGGGACCTAAACctccatagagagagagagagagagagagagagagagagagagagagagagagagagagagagagagagagagagagagagagagagagagagagagagagagagagagagatgcattAAGCAATTGATTTATTCTTCAATGATatctaatgttgaattacaattatgTATTTATAAAAGACCAACTCTAATTTTCTTGGCCTACGTGGCTCAAGATAATTAGATAATTAATTCAACATGTGCTTTATAAATTAAGTTATGTGTTAAATGAGCTACATGTACTCAAATCCTAACCAACTCATTCTAATCTCAATTAACTAACCAACTAAAGAGATTACAACAAGTATGAGGAGATTACAAGACATACTTTAGGGTTTCTATCATTTCCCTCCCCCTTAAAACACCTTGTCCACATGGTATTGTTGTGGTTGGCATCTTCATCAAAGGAGATTTTCCAATGGACCAATACCTTAGTGGCATTTTAATCACCATATTTATGCACTTCTCTTTGACAAGCAGTCTCATGTACAAGAAGGTTTCTTTTTCGTAAATCTTCAATCTCTCAAATTATTGAGCTTTTAATGGTTCTTTAATCTTCAAGGTCTCATTGGTTCTTTGGACCTTGGAATGTTCTTAGATCCTCAAAAGCTTATTTGATTCTAGAACCATCAGAATTGTTGGTGCTTGCATCTTTAATTCTTGGATCACTGACTCACTTGGATTGCCAATTCCTGAATCGTAGACTCTTGAGTGAGAGCCTCCATTGGTAAGTCAAGAATTGGTTCTTGGTCCAACAACATGAAATTCAGGCTCTTGCATCTTAGATTCTTGGGTGGTATTCTCCATTAATGCATCAAGGATTGGTGATCGAAACTGATTTTGTAGAGCGCATATGACATACTCAAATCCTAACTAACTCATCATTATctcaactaactaactaactaaagaGATTACAACAACTATGAGGAGATTACAAgtatgacataattttttttttttttttggtttaaaaggTTATGGATTatgtttggagggccaagattatttttgtgagaaatGCTACTCCAacaatttttcacaataattttacaacaaatcttgaaTGACAAACTGTTaccaatgaataaaaaaaagaagagatttgttgtgaaattattgcgGTCATAAAATTACTCTATTTTAGTTAAACCTAAATTATTGGGATTCTAAAAAAAGatgatcaatatatatattttttgtagagtaaaaaaaattgtttttaaaaataaataataaatataaaaaattgcaaGTATATATTTGGGATTTGTTTTTTGGCAATCATAAGTGGCTTGTAAATTGGAGGTTTTTTTCTCAGTCAAATATAAACTTCATcgcttgttttcttttgttcttgtgTAGTTCTATGACTATGCgctaatttacaattttaccaCAACTCTTATTGCATCAAAGTGATTCCCTCTTGAGAGTCggaacaaccaaaatcacactTCTTTTCTTGccttaatatttctttatttctccAAGTATTTGTTTTTATTCATCAACAGTTTAACTGTCAGTATTATATACTTGTACGGCACAATGCACAAAAGAACCAGTGATCGGCATGCCCCAATTAGGGTACCGTAGACgcaataaattaaaacataaattattaaaatttgacaatttattagaccaaattggaccCCGTCAGTCAAAGGGTTTGATccaatttttatgtgtgaaaacGAAAGTGAGTCAAGAAGGCACATTATTGAAGATGCCACTGGGGCTACAAGAGTCCCTAGAAACCATGATGACCATGACCCTATAGCAACAAAACCGAACATATTATTGGTCAATGTAAAGGAACTTACACCAAACTTTCCAACTATGACTAGAATTGACCAGGGACTGTGTGGCCCAATGCCGAAACTGGCCTTCCATTGGTCGGATGGTGCGATAGTCGATGTAAGGAACTTACACCACACTTTCCAACTATGACTAGTATTgacacaaatatatttgattaccatatatatgattttttatatgtatttgaatgaaatatatttttgtttgaattataatttgatatatatgattttagatAATTTGACTCTGATACTCCGTCGAtgagggttattcattggtactctaaTACCCAGTCAATTgaggttattcattggtactgaAACTAGTTCTATTTGGGACATCACGAGCCTATCGTGTTTTTGGACCCAGCTAATGGGGGATATACATTAGCACAGAACTAGTTTTATCTGAATCTGATGCCCAGTCATAGGGATATAATGTGACCATAGCCGtaaagattgttaagaatatgaattatgttgaatatttgaattgttttaagTCCTTGAAACCGTTTACGTGTTTTTGGAACTTATTGTAAATTATAGTTTTGATATATATGGAAAACAAATTACCTTCTAATTCATCTATGATATATATGTAagatttaaaatatttgatctatatacaacttattattttacagATCTATTTGTTTGATAGAACTTATTATgactttggttacttattgaatTGTCAACTCATCCCCTCTTTCCCTTTTCAGGTTTTGATCAGGAAGAGTAGCATATGTTTGGGCTTCCGCTGGGATGTGCGCATGAGTGAAGTTTAGGAAATCCATGGAATAAGATTTGATCTTTTATGTTTAAAATCACCATTTTTGTAGATTTTTAGCCTTAAAggatttagttttatttttattttttttattttttatgttggaaGATTATTATTTGGAGATCTTTTGAGAATTGCATtattgatgatatttttaaaatttattgatgatttttttttttttttttgaggataatTCTTTAATTGTTAAGAAGGCCATTTACACTTGTAGGATGCCAACTTTATAAGTGTGTGGCTGTTATCACGTGCCTAGCTCTCACGTGGGTTCGGGGGCGTAACAAAAGTAATCCTATTATTACGGCTACATTGATTGCTTTTGCAGAATTACTTCACATAAATGGTTGAcatatgaaaatgcatgaaagaGTCAAGTCGGTGTTGATCCCAGACCTAACCAAATCCTTTACGACTTGACTTGGATTTGCACAATTTCTTGATGAGTTATAAGATAAGGACTGGCACTGTGACATTCACCAATAAGTAGATTTCTTGGTGGATTTTAACCAATACCCTAGTCGATGGCTTGAACTGCGGCAATTGccacctttttttatttttatttttttaatacatatgcGATTGACAAAGATAAATAGAAATTTTGCTTTGTCTAATATTGCGTCCTAGTGCCGCAATTGGAATATGAAGAGAGCTATTTGACAATGTCGTGGTCCTGAGGAGTGATTACTAATTTAGAGAGCAGAAAATATTTCACTTTGTTTTAACTGTAGTACGAAATTTTGTATTGTAGAGATcattaggggtttttttttttgggtgtgattGAGGTCCTATTTGGTAGTAGCTTTCaagtattgttatttaaaatgaTGTAAAAACTGTGGTTTAAaatgtattttgaaaatatatgaaaatgtgTTTGATACCATGTTTCAAACAACATAttataaaatgtgaaaaaatataatCGTGTTTGGTATGTGTATGCATTTTCCTAAAAAAGTGGTAACTTTTTGACATGTGCAATTAATGGAGGGGAACATaaagatgaagaaaattgaaaatgaaagagaagggacaagagagagaagggaggACAAAAGAGAGTTGTAGACATGTTAGCTCTTATCAAGTGGGTCccatatttttataaatgtttacaAAAGTGTCATTAAACAATGctatttgaaaactaaaaaatggtAAGCATTAGTATTGGTAGTActaaattgctatttttagcactacAAACTTCA
This genomic stretch from Quercus robur chromosome 4, dhQueRobu3.1, whole genome shotgun sequence harbors:
- the LOC126723397 gene encoding acidic endochitinase-like, translating into MASNPSSSIPFLLSVILILVVGTNAGGIAIYWGQNGNEGTLAQTCATGNYAFVNIAFLPTFGNGQKPQINLAGHCDPTTNGCTRFSSEIQSCQSRGIKVMLSIGGGAGSYSLSSTDDARQVATYLWNNFLGGQSSSRPLGAAVLDGIDFDIEGGTTQHWDELASFLSQYSKQGKKVYLTAAPQCPFPDAYMGAALKTGLFDYVWVQFYNNPPCQYSSGNLVKYWNQWTTSIPATKFFLGLPASPNAAGSGFIPAADLTSKVLPAIKGSAKYGGVMLWSKYYDDKTGYSSSIKSSV